In Xiphias gladius isolate SHS-SW01 ecotype Sanya breed wild chromosome 16, ASM1685928v1, whole genome shotgun sequence, a genomic segment contains:
- the dnajc3a gene encoding dnaJ homolog subfamily C member 3a, whose product MVSIDHVAQKILTYVPYVLVLIDMRYEGVNCGRDGSVDNHMEMGKKLLAAGQLADALSHFHAAVDGDPKNYMAYYRRATVFLAMGKSKSALPDLSRVIELKPDFTSARLQRGNLLLKQGRLDEAESDFKRVLKSNPSNKEEKEAHSQLTKSDEIQRLVAQARSSFSSQDYMTAAAQLDTIIETCVWDVTSREMRAECFIQMGEMGKAISDLKAASKLKSDNTQAFYKLSTIYYNLGDHEMSLNEVRECLKLDPDHKQCYSHYKQVKKLNKQIHSAEELIQEQRYEEAVSKYEAVMKTEPTVHHFSLLAKERICHALAQSQQASRAISVCGEVLQSDPENVNVLKDRAEAYVQEEQYEEAIKDYETAAKHSENDRQIKESLERAQRLLKQSQKRDYYKILGVKRTAQKKEIIRAYRKLAQQWHPDNFQDPEEKKKAEKKFIDIAQAKEVLTDPEMRTKFDHGEDPMDPESQQGHHHHNFHGGFHGFQGFNPFGSGPFNFKFNFN is encoded by the exons ATGGTTTCCATTGACCATGTAGCTCAAAAAATACTGACTTACGTCCCATATGTTCTTGTTTTGATTGACATGAGATATGAAG GGGTGAATTGTGGTAGGGATGGCAGTGTGGACAATCATATGGAGATGGGGAAGAAACTGCTCGCTGCTGGCCAGCTAGCCGATGCCCTCTCTCATTTCCATGCTGCCGTAG ACGGAGATCCCAAGAACTACATGGCCTACTACAGGAGAGCTACAGTGTTTCTAGCAATGGGGAAGTCAAAGTCTGCCCTGCCAGATCTGAGCAGAGTCATTGAGCTGAAACCAGATTTCACATCT GCGCGACTTCAGAGAGGAAATCTCCTTCTGAAACAGGGGAGACTGGATGAGGCAGAGAGTGACTTCAAGAGGGTG CTAAAGTCCAACCCCAGcaacaaagaggagaaagaagccCATAGTCAGCTGACAAAGTCAGATGAAATTCAGCGGCTGGTGGCTCAGGCACGCAGCAGCTTCAGCAGCCAGGATTATATGACAGCCGCTGCCCAGCTTGACACTATCATTGAG ACTTGCGTTTGGGATGTGACTTCTCGTGAGATGCGAGCCGAGTGTTTTATACAAATGGGAGAGATGGGGAAGGCCATCAGCGACCTTAAAGCTGCATCCAAGTTAAAGAGTGACAATACCCAGGCTTTCTACAAACTCAGCACCATCTACTATAACCTTGGAGACCATGAGATGTCCCTCAA TGAAGTGCGCGAGTGCCTGAAGCTGGATCCTGATCACAAGCAGTGTTACAGCCACTACAAGCAGGTCAAGAAGCTCAACAAACAGATCCACTCTGCAGAGGAACTTATCCAAGAGCagag GTATGAAGAAGCAGTGAGCAAATATGAGGCGGTGATGAAGACTGAGCCCACAGTGcaccatttctctctcctcgCCAAGGAGCGCATCTGCCATGCGCTGGCACAG AGCCAGCAGGCTAGCAGGGCTATCTCCGTGTGCGGTGAAGTCCTCCAGTCGGACCCGGAGAATGTGAACGTGCTGAAGGACAGAGCTGAGGCCTATGTCCAAGAGGAACAGTATGAGGAAG ctaTTAAGGACTATGAGACTGCTGCCAAACACAGTGAGAATGACCGTCAGATAAAGGAAAGCCTGGAGAGAGCCCAGCGACTCCTCAAACAGTCTCAGAAGAGGGATTATTATAAGATCTTGGGAGTTAAGAG AACTGCCCAGAAAAAGGAGATTATCAGAGCCTACAGGAAACTGGCACAACAGTGGCATCCGGACAACTTCCAGGATCcggaggaaaagaagaaggcTGAGAAGAAGTTCATAGACATCGCTCAGGCTAAAGAGGTTCTCACTGACCCAG AAATGAGAACCAAGTTTGACCACGGGGAGGACCCCATGGATCCAGAGAGCCAGCAGGGTCACCACCATCATAACTTCCATGGAGGTTTCCACGGTTTCCAGGGTTTCAATCCATTTGGTTCTGGACcatttaactttaaattcaACTTCAACTGA
- the LOC120801817 gene encoding claudin-10-like, producing the protein MGYRTVVMYMEIGCFVVCVSGWILVCSTMPTEIWTWSEVDSIVLTTSNYFSNLWKDCISDSTGVSDCKGIPSMLALNWDIHMCRALIIIAIILAFFGSVLVLVGMKCTKIGGSEIANARVTFAGGINYLIGGMCSMIAFSYYGNKIRAEFQDPNYKAQKFEIGVGVFVGWGGSTLLVVGGLIYSIFAGREGCHSSSKHHPAYQFPDAYTVVPTKKNLVSVARTEMSESRKSRNTSVSGDSSISRVTSITKTTETTNAYV; encoded by the exons ATGGGTTACAGGACTGTGGTGATGTACATGGAGATTGGCTGCTTTGTGGTCTGTGTGTCTGGATGGATCTTGGTCTGTTCTACAATGCCAACAGAGATCTGGACTTGGTCTGAAGTTGACAGCATAGTCCTGACAACTTCAAACTACTTCTCCAACTTGTGGAAGGATTGTATATCTGATTCAACTGGAGTATCTGACTGCAAGGGCATTCCATCAATGCTTGCACTGAACT GGGACATTCACATGTGCCGAGCTCTCATCATCATCGCTATCATCTTGGCTTTCTTTGGATCAGTTCTGGTCTTAGTGGGAATGAAATGCACTAAGATTGGGGGATCAGAGATTGCTAATGCAAGAGTAACCTTTGCTGGGGGGATAAACTACCTTATCGGAG GGATGTGTTCCATGATTGCTTTCTCCTATTATGGAAACAAAATTAGAGCAGAATTCCAAGACCCTAACTACAAAGCTCAGAA GTTTGAAATaggtgttggtgtgtttgttggctGGGGCGGATCCACCTTACTTGTTGTTGGAGGCCTTATTTACAGTATCTTTGCAGGGAGGGAAGGGTGTCATTCCAG CTCAAAACACCACCCTGCCTACCAGTTCCCTGACGCCTACACAGTTGTCCCGACAAAAAAGAACCTTGTTTCTGTGGCTCGTACTGAGATGAGTGAGAGCAGAAAATCCAGGAACACCAGTGTCAGCGGAGACAGCAGCATCTCTCGGGTCACCAGTATCACCAAGACGACAGAGACCACTAATGCATATGTGTGA